The proteins below come from a single Epinephelus moara isolate mb chromosome 19, YSFRI_EMoa_1.0, whole genome shotgun sequence genomic window:
- the hmx2 gene encoding homeobox protein HMX2 translates to MSSAEDSGSKCSSGPISSFTIQSILGTPSDAPRSGNKELSKGPPPPRRRSLSVSSEEECSGGEDSADCFCSDTGHSEPCTQHQAHNFCLGPPKGLLSGSDGLPRRPHLPQPLLQDYKEEQERPCHQMSPLSEERQTDGADKQGNSAKKKTRTVFSRSQVYQLESTFDMKRYLSSSERACLASSLQLTETQVKTWFQNRRNKWKRQLSAELEAANMAHASAQTLVGMPLVFRDNSLLRVPVPRSIAFPTPLYYPGSNLPGLPLYNLYNKIEY, encoded by the exons ATGAGTAGCGCAGAAGACAGCGGGAGCAAGTGCTCGTCGGGCCCGATTTCCAGCTTTACCATCCAGTCGATTCTAGGCACGCCGTCTGATGCGCCGCGCTCCGGGAACAAGGAGCTCTCCAAGGGGCCGCCGCCGCCGCGGAGGCGCTCGCTGTCGGTGTCCTCCGAGGAGGAGTGCAGCGGTGGGGAGGACTCTGCAGACTGCTTCTGCTCCGACACGGGTCACAGCGAGCCATGCACCCAGCACCAAGCCCATAACTTCTGTTTAG GTCCCCCTAAAGGACTGCTGTCTGGGAGTGACGGGCTGCCGCGGCGGCCGCACCTGCCACAGCCTCTGCTGCAGGATTAcaaggaggagcaggagagacCGTGCCATCAAATGTCACCCCTGTCggaggagagacagacggaCGGTGCGGACAAGCAGGGCAACTCAGCCAAGAAGAAGACGCGCACGGTTTTCTCCCGGAGTCAGGTGTACCAGCTGGAGTCCACCTTCGACATGAAGCGGTACCTGAGCAGCTCGGAGCGGGCCTGCTTAGCCTCCAGCCTGCAGCTGACGGAGACTCAGGTCAAGACGTGGTTTCAGAACAGGAGGAACAAATGGAAACGGCAGCTATCAGCTGAACTGGAGGCGGCCAACATGGCCCACGCCTCCGCACAGACACTAGTGGGGATGCCGCTGGTTTTCAGAGATAACTCCTTACTGCGTGTTCCGGTTCCCCGCTCTATCGCCTTTCCGACGCCCCTGTATTACCCGGGGAGCAACCTGCCAGGGTTACCTTTATACAACCTGTATAACAAGATTGAGTACTGA
- the hmx3a gene encoding homeobox protein HMX3: MPETTQETCASAKDSPFFIKNLLNCDSKPTKPKPVLAATKAALEGGFSLSQVGDFNFPRFDLPAQRFSLPAHYLERTSAWWYPYTLSSSAHLHRAQVTDKLGARDSSPTSGTDRDSPDLVLKSEPDVKDDDDEDEHNNNKSGDEIILEESDTEEAKKDELEEWKKRDEDKKPCRKKKTRTVFSRSQVFQLESTFDMKRYLSSSERAGLAASLHLTETQVKIWFQNRRNKWKRQLAAELEAANLSHAAAQRIVRVPILYHENSATESGGAGANVPVSQPLLTFPHPGVYYSHPIVTSVPLLRPV; this comes from the exons ATGCCAGAGACAACGCAAGAGACGTGCGCTTCGGCCAAGGACTCTCCTTTCTTCATTAAGAACCTGCTGAACTGTGATAGCAAACCGACCAAACCCAAGCCCGTGCTGGCTGCCACTAAGGCCGCCTTGGAGGGAGGATTTTCCCTGTCGCAGGTCGGGGACTTCAACTTTCCACGCTTTGACCTGCCCGCACAGAGGTTCAGTCTACCGGCTCACTACTTGGAGCGCACCTCGGCGTGGTGGTACCCCTACACCCTCAGCTCATCCGCCCACCTACACAGAGCCCAAG TCACAGACAAACTAGGAGCCAGAGACTCCTCTCCAACCTCGGGCACGGACAGAGACTCGCCGGACCTGGTGCTCAAATCCGAGCCAGACGTCAAAGACGATGACGATGAGGACgagcacaacaacaacaaaagtggcGACGAGATAATCCTGGAGGAGAGCGACACGGAGGAAGCCAAAAAAGACGAGCTGGAGGAGTGGAAGAAGCGGGACGAGGACAAGAAGCCGTGCCGCAAGAAGAAGACGCGCACGGTGTTCTCCCGGAGCCAGGTGTTCCAGCTGGAGTCCACCTTCGACATGAAGCGGTACCTGAGCAGCTCGGAGCGGGCCGGCCTGGCCGCGTCCCTCCACCTGACGGAGACTCAGGTGAAGATCTGGTTCCAGAACAGGAGGAACAAGTGGAAAAGGCAGCTGGCCGCGGAGCTGGAGGCCGCCAACCTGAGCCACGCCGCGGCGCAGAGGATAGTCCGGGTGCCCATCCTCTACCACGAGAACTCGGCCACGGAGAGCGGGGGCGCCGGTGCCAACGTGCCCGTGAGCCAGCCGCTGCTCACCTTCCCGCACCCGGGCGTCTACTACTCGCATCCCATCGTCACATCCGTGCCGCTGCTCAGACCGGTTTGA